A genomic segment from Aegilops tauschii subsp. strangulata cultivar AL8/78 chromosome 1, Aet v6.0, whole genome shotgun sequence encodes:
- the LOC120968523 gene encoding small ubiquitin-related modifier 1-like has translation MSPPGGGREKVDLKAAVKPQMLTIKVVGQEKVIHHTMRMTDKLKVLMDVWYHKVPNVTYGTGVFLYDGLRVRRNMTPVGLEMEDGDMLDFFEHMDGGAGPFIVGSM, from the coding sequence ATGTCGCCGCCCGGCGGCGGCCGTGAGAAGGTGGACTTGAAGGCGGCGGTGAAGCCCCAAATGTTGACAATCAAGGTGGTGGGCCAGGAGAAGGTGATCCACCACACCATGAGGATGACCGACAAGctcaaggtcctcatggacgtgTGGTACCACAAGGTGCCCAACGTGACATATGGCACCGGCGTCTTCCTCTACGACGGCTTGCGGGTGCGCAGAAATATGACCCCGGTGGGCCTTGAGATGGAGGATGGGGACATGCTTGATTTCTTTGAACATATGGATGGTGGAGCTGGACCATTCATTGTTGGATCTATGTAG
- the LOC109748694 gene encoding small ubiquitin-related modifier 2-like yields the protein MSPPYSGRDSKAAVKPLLVTIKVVSQGKVLRHTMSRTDKLQVLLDAWYHKVPDVTYGTGVFLFKGVRLRGDKTPADLEMEDGDMIDFFEHMNGGGRFVAGSMSAH from the coding sequence ATGTCGCCACCATACAGCGGGAGGGACTCCAAGGCGGCGGTGAAGCCCCTGCTGGTGACGATCAAGGTGGTGAGCCAGGGGAAGGTGCTCCGCCACACCATGAGCAGGACGGACAAGCTCCAGGTCCTCCTGGACGCGTGGTACCACAAGGTGCCCGACGTGACGTACGGCACCGGCGTCTTCCTCTTCAAGGGCGTACGGCTGCGCGGCGACAAGACCCCGGCGGACCTCGAGATGGAGGACGGCGACATGATCGATTTCTTCGAGCACATGAATGGCGGCGGGCGGTTCGTTGCTGGATCGATGTCCGCGCACTAG